A genomic segment from Archangium lipolyticum encodes:
- a CDS encoding CBS domain-containing protein, which produces MKIRDVMTPDAVAAHPETTLMGAAEMMRLLNVGSLPVMDGERVVGIITDRDIVVRGLALGFNPQSASVADVMTRNVQTCSVDDDVEDVAHQMRELQVRRLLVVDEHERLVGIVSLGDLAMEMEDQTLAGRVLEGISEPPVSLAH; this is translated from the coding sequence ATGAAGATTCGTGACGTGATGACTCCGGACGCCGTCGCCGCCCACCCGGAGACGACCCTGATGGGCGCCGCCGAGATGATGCGCCTGCTCAACGTGGGCTCACTCCCCGTCATGGACGGCGAGCGCGTCGTCGGCATCATCACCGACCGCGACATCGTCGTGCGAGGCCTCGCCCTGGGCTTCAACCCCCAGAGCGCCTCCGTCGCGGACGTGATGACGCGCAACGTGCAGACGTGCTCCGTGGACGACGACGTCGAGGACGTCGCCCATCAGATGCGCGAGCTCCAGGTGCGCCGGTTGCTCGTCGTGGACGAGCACGAGCGCCTCGTCGGCATCGTCTCCCTGGGGGACCTGGCCATGGAGATGGAGGACCAGACGCTCGCCGGGCGGGTGCTCGAGGGAATCTCCGAGCCACCCGTGTCCCTGGCGCACTGA
- a CDS encoding ferritin-like domain-containing protein — protein sequence MARKSEVEKLRSLAQLDVDAVGAYDAAIARVKEPLVRERLNEFRVDHVRHVQDLNAFILRFGGEAVDLRPDLKGAAMRGLTAMSSLMGTEAALVAMLGNEEFSNRAYELALSFDWSPEVRTLIEKNRRDEERHILWIKEAVRKRPWVAEGAEVQA from the coding sequence ATGGCACGCAAGTCCGAGGTGGAGAAGCTGCGCAGCCTGGCTCAGCTCGATGTGGACGCGGTGGGGGCGTATGACGCGGCGATTGCCCGGGTGAAGGAGCCGCTGGTGCGCGAGCGGCTGAACGAATTCCGGGTGGACCATGTCCGCCACGTGCAGGACCTCAACGCCTTCATCCTCCGGTTCGGCGGCGAGGCGGTGGATCTGCGGCCGGATCTGAAGGGCGCGGCGATGAGGGGCCTGACGGCGATGTCGAGCCTGATGGGGACGGAGGCCGCGCTGGTGGCGATGCTCGGCAACGAGGAGTTCTCCAACCGGGCCTATGAGCTGGCGCTGAGCTTCGACTGGAGCCCCGAGGTGCGCACGCTCATCGAGAAGAACCGCCGCGACGAGGAGCGGCACATCCTGTGGATCAAGGAAGCGGTGCGGAAGCGCCCGTGGGTG
- a CDS encoding PQ-loop repeat-containing protein — protein sequence MRIVERMGSEAIGWFSSFVLVLTIGNQVYKQWKSGTSKGVSKWLFVGQITASTGFTFYSLLVRNWVFVVTNALMLVSALVGIVIVMKHRRAERQCEGRSEAPTGASPARA from the coding sequence ATGCGCATCGTTGAGCGTATGGGGAGCGAAGCCATCGGGTGGTTCAGCTCGTTCGTGTTGGTGCTGACCATCGGGAATCAGGTGTACAAGCAGTGGAAGTCGGGCACGAGCAAGGGCGTGTCGAAGTGGCTCTTCGTGGGGCAGATCACCGCCTCCACGGGCTTCACCTTCTACAGCCTGCTGGTGCGCAACTGGGTGTTCGTGGTGACGAACGCGCTGATGTTGGTGAGCGCGCTGGTGGGAATCGTCATCGTGATGAAGCACCGGCGAGCGGAGCGGCAGTGCGAGGGCCGGAGCGAGGCGCCCACCGGAGCGAGTCCCGCGAGGGCCTGA
- a CDS encoding VCBS repeat-containing protein: MNRIFRASLAFALLGAACNPEEELPELPPSVNPCAGLPPLTLTASPDRVHVKNPVTLTATGGTGYYSFRVEAGGSSGEMRGSRFIAGSTPATDTLVVEDARCPGDARAQVTVVTGFDVAPGRATVKPGTTFQVQVSGQLGTPIFTLERNAAGNSTLSDTGVYKAGTGQGVDLVRVRDGRTGEEAVLQFEVRADAQLRGDPALMAVPAGSSAPLGSVGGSDRVTWTKVSGPGTLANGSFSAEPDAKGLAVLEVADPFTGQKARVSVRILDELKRDTRAHGRLTDIVSVVTADFDGDGIPDVAVGQAESDLARPQGGAVFIFKGSPAGLPDKPTWTLTGETRTARFGETVVAGDLDKDGRAELAVSSPGADFTADDAGAVYLYRFGANGPELLRAPLAGVGRSGSFGAGLALADADGDGDVDLVVGSPTGDLTGSVTLKRGVVDIFLLTPGEAVSDLPTIRLGGLDLGKTGAVESRGGTELGRVLKVADLNGDGLPDVAALSKVTRLKEDGTTDMGQQAVSVYLARSSGTRFRESPDVYVLPANIANLKDDEGLWKLDVVPGEGTRPALLMALADRADSPDLKASGGQGAMTDAGGALLFDVSAYKPTGEPAATPAQVKRDAAWARLYGDAGSILAGRSWAVLDVDGKPGPELLLGAPHASPPAPGNTTLRLGGKVLVYPLADLSRGAVLNKSLSFLPGQAKSDVFGAGLAAWPLPGSAGLVAFAARASAPGLAFTGRVDAFVKAGDSLAQWTRTSAMAPARPSVELFGEKVAVARGVTGAVALVGSPGFSGSGGANADGYEPSIGRAWSFSQDGKASLAGEGSFSSLVAGRNVGTDVAFTDFNGDGRQDVVIGAPGLFVPGTASKATDITPVYHLERPECLPATNQQLGGVLVSLGQADGSFKPAYRLWAPGTIEGCTAVGNTNNCKRQSMGRGVLGGFDFNGDGKQDIAMLRTNGIDILLGRAPDDVSLTKLTMGCDPIYTAPTLILPGNPGQPPSLVQQTSAPAALGDLNADGCDEVAWRYTDGGQRGGVVVAFGYDPNGVKCGTRKVPSTVRLAADSEVGMTFISLGVATARAGRVLGKTGPDYLAVSAANVTYNGVTQPAVLLFDIAQLVSRRPASGEVVVGAMDSALIPKVLVHRSRAVGFGTSLAGGVDLTGDGAPELVVGAPGASVASDGGGAVFVYAGGPTTTGAVSPLLTLTGDVTERSNFGSDLALVAGSGSMPPTLVVGAPLSYRTGTENGTAYLVTLGF; this comes from the coding sequence AATCTTCCGCGCGTCGCTCGCGTTCGCGCTCCTGGGCGCGGCCTGCAACCCGGAGGAGGAGCTGCCCGAGCTGCCTCCCTCGGTGAATCCCTGCGCGGGGCTGCCGCCCCTCACCCTCACCGCGAGCCCGGACCGGGTGCACGTGAAGAATCCCGTCACCCTGACGGCCACGGGAGGCACCGGCTACTACAGCTTCCGCGTGGAGGCCGGGGGCTCGTCGGGAGAGATGCGCGGGTCGCGCTTCATCGCCGGCTCCACGCCCGCGACGGACACGCTGGTGGTGGAGGACGCCCGCTGCCCGGGTGATGCGCGGGCGCAGGTGACCGTGGTGACGGGCTTCGACGTGGCGCCCGGACGGGCCACGGTGAAGCCGGGCACCACCTTCCAGGTGCAGGTGTCGGGGCAGCTGGGGACGCCCATCTTCACGCTGGAGCGCAACGCGGCGGGCAACAGCACGCTGTCGGATACGGGTGTGTACAAGGCGGGCACGGGGCAGGGCGTGGACCTGGTGCGCGTGCGGGATGGACGCACGGGCGAGGAGGCCGTCCTTCAGTTCGAGGTGCGCGCGGACGCGCAGCTGCGCGGAGACCCGGCGCTGATGGCGGTGCCGGCGGGCTCGTCGGCGCCGCTGGGCTCGGTGGGCGGCAGTGATCGGGTGACGTGGACGAAGGTGTCCGGTCCGGGCACTCTGGCCAACGGCTCCTTCTCGGCCGAGCCCGATGCGAAGGGCCTGGCGGTGCTGGAGGTGGCGGATCCCTTCACCGGACAGAAGGCGCGCGTGTCCGTGCGCATCCTGGACGAGCTGAAGCGCGACACCCGGGCGCACGGGCGGCTCACGGACATCGTCTCGGTGGTGACCGCGGACTTCGATGGAGACGGCATTCCGGACGTGGCGGTGGGGCAGGCGGAGAGCGACCTGGCCAGGCCCCAGGGCGGCGCGGTGTTCATCTTCAAGGGGAGCCCGGCGGGACTGCCCGACAAGCCCACGTGGACCCTGACGGGCGAGACGCGCACGGCCCGCTTCGGCGAGACGGTGGTGGCCGGGGACCTGGACAAGGACGGCAGGGCGGAGCTGGCGGTGTCGTCGCCGGGCGCGGACTTCACCGCGGATGACGCGGGCGCGGTGTACCTGTACCGCTTCGGCGCGAATGGGCCGGAGCTCCTCCGGGCGCCGCTCGCGGGCGTGGGACGGAGCGGCTCCTTCGGCGCGGGTCTGGCGCTCGCGGACGCGGACGGGGACGGGGACGTGGACCTGGTGGTGGGCTCGCCCACGGGCGACCTGACGGGCTCGGTGACGCTGAAACGGGGCGTGGTGGACATCTTCCTGCTCACCCCGGGCGAGGCGGTGTCGGATCTGCCGACCATCCGTCTGGGTGGACTGGACCTGGGCAAGACGGGGGCCGTCGAGTCCCGGGGTGGCACGGAGCTGGGTCGCGTGCTGAAGGTCGCCGACCTCAACGGGGACGGGCTGCCGGACGTGGCGGCGCTGAGCAAGGTGACGCGTCTCAAGGAAGATGGCACCACCGACATGGGGCAGCAGGCCGTGTCCGTGTACCTCGCGCGCTCCTCGGGGACGCGGTTCCGCGAGTCGCCGGACGTGTACGTGCTGCCCGCGAACATCGCCAATCTCAAAGACGACGAGGGCCTCTGGAAGCTGGACGTCGTGCCGGGCGAGGGGACGCGGCCCGCGCTGCTGATGGCGCTGGCGGATCGTGCCGACTCGCCGGACCTGAAGGCCAGCGGTGGCCAGGGCGCCATGACCGACGCGGGCGGAGCGCTGCTCTTCGATGTGAGCGCGTACAAGCCCACGGGCGAGCCCGCGGCCACGCCGGCGCAGGTGAAGCGCGACGCGGCCTGGGCCCGGCTGTATGGCGACGCGGGCAGCATCCTGGCGGGGCGGAGCTGGGCGGTGCTGGACGTGGACGGCAAGCCCGGTCCGGAGCTGCTGCTGGGCGCGCCCCACGCGAGCCCTCCGGCCCCGGGGAACACGACGCTGCGCCTCGGTGGCAAGGTGCTCGTCTACCCGCTGGCGGACCTGAGCCGCGGCGCCGTGCTCAACAAGTCGCTCTCCTTCCTCCCGGGACAGGCGAAGTCGGATGTCTTCGGCGCGGGGCTCGCGGCGTGGCCGCTGCCGGGGAGCGCCGGGCTGGTGGCCTTCGCGGCTCGCGCCTCCGCGCCCGGGCTGGCCTTCACCGGACGGGTGGATGCCTTCGTCAAGGCGGGCGACTCGCTCGCGCAGTGGACGCGCACGTCCGCCATGGCGCCGGCGCGGCCGAGCGTGGAGCTCTTCGGTGAGAAGGTGGCGGTGGCCAGGGGCGTGACGGGCGCGGTGGCGCTGGTGGGCTCGCCGGGCTTCTCCGGTTCGGGCGGCGCCAACGCGGATGGCTACGAGCCGTCCATCGGCCGCGCCTGGTCCTTCAGCCAGGACGGCAAGGCCTCGCTCGCGGGCGAGGGGAGCTTCTCGTCGCTCGTCGCGGGGCGCAACGTGGGCACGGACGTGGCCTTCACGGACTTCAACGGTGATGGGCGTCAGGACGTGGTGATCGGCGCGCCGGGTTTGTTCGTTCCGGGGACCGCCTCGAAGGCCACGGACATCACCCCGGTGTACCACCTGGAGCGCCCCGAGTGCCTTCCCGCCACGAACCAGCAGCTCGGCGGCGTGCTGGTGTCGCTGGGCCAGGCGGATGGGAGCTTCAAGCCCGCCTACCGGTTGTGGGCGCCGGGAACCATCGAGGGGTGCACGGCCGTGGGCAACACCAACAACTGCAAGCGCCAGAGCATGGGGCGCGGAGTGTTGGGCGGCTTCGACTTCAACGGGGACGGCAAGCAGGACATCGCGATGCTGCGCACCAACGGCATCGACATCCTCCTGGGCCGCGCTCCGGATGACGTCTCGCTGACGAAGCTGACCATGGGGTGCGATCCGATCTACACCGCGCCCACGCTGATCCTCCCGGGCAATCCCGGACAGCCGCCCTCGCTCGTGCAGCAGACGTCGGCACCGGCGGCGCTGGGTGACCTGAACGCGGATGGCTGCGACGAGGTGGCGTGGCGCTACACGGACGGCGGCCAGCGCGGTGGCGTGGTGGTGGCGTTCGGTTACGACCCGAACGGGGTGAAGTGTGGGACGCGCAAGGTCCCGTCGACGGTGCGGCTGGCCGCGGACTCGGAAGTGGGCATGACCTTCATCAGCCTGGGCGTGGCGACGGCGCGCGCGGGCCGCGTGCTGGGCAAGACCGGCCCGGACTACCTGGCGGTGAGCGCGGCGAACGTGACGTACAACGGAGTCACGCAGCCCGCGGTGCTGCTGTTCGACATCGCGCAGCTGGTGAGCCGCCGGCCGGCCTCGGGTGAGGTGGTGGTGGGCGCCATGGACAGCGCGCTGATTCCCAAGGTGCTGGTGCACCGCTCGCGGGCGGTGGGCTTCGGGACGTCGCTGGCGGGTGGGGTGGATCTGACGGGCGACGGCGCGCCAGAGCTGGTGGTGGGCGCACCGGGCGCGTCGGTGGCCTCGGACGGTGGCGGCGCGGTGTTCGTCTACGCGGGCGGGCCCACGACCACGGGCGCGGTCTCGCCGCTGCTCACGCTGACGGGCGACGTGACGGAGCGCTCCAACTTCGGGAGCGATCTGGCCCTGGTGGCGGGGAGTGGAAGCATGCCGCCCACCCTCGTCGTCGGCGCGCCGCTCAGCTACCGCACGGGCACGGAGAACGGCACGGCCTACCTGGTGACGCTCGGCTTCTAG